In one window of Eleutherodactylus coqui strain aEleCoq1 chromosome 10, aEleCoq1.hap1, whole genome shotgun sequence DNA:
- the LOC136579904 gene encoding uncharacterized protein — protein sequence MCRWGLRRTRGNDQNQLVVTQQEMVKAESGGSVNFSCSSTTPYPAYSMKWTMECNLTVSLTDLPYFQRRVKLLTPDPVQVTQSPQVPTYEIKATLTIINLTENDSGRFYCHIKSAGGKWRTGDGTRLEVAPRSCPAGQKDQGSLPKLYILYGVVGAEACIILILIAVVMRYRPLGFWRSDDQALQSDPSEVQYVEISRKKLPSRPKINVDAVTYSAVKEKTDHLTNQGYESY from the exons aTGTGCAGATGGGGACttcggaggacccgag gAAATGACCAAAACCAGTTGGTGGTGACTCAACAAGAAATGGTCAAAGCAGAATCTGGAGGGTCGGTGAACTTCTCCTGTTCATCTACTACTCCGTATCCCGCGTACTCCATGAAGTGGACCATGGagtgtaatcttactgtatcaCTCACAGATCTCCCATATTTCCAACGTAGGGTAAAACTCCTCACCCCAGACCCTGTCCAGGTAACACAGAGCCCACAAGTACCGACCTATGAGATCAAGGCTACACTCACTATCATCAACCTGACAGAGAACGACTCAGGAAGGTTCTACTGTCATATAAAGTCAGCTGGAGGCAAGTGGAGAACTGGTGACGGAACAAGACTGGAAGTTGCTCCAAGATCATGCCCTGCAG GTCAAAAAGATCAGGGAAGTTTGCCGAAATTGTATATTCTGTATGGTGTTGTGGGGGCTGAAGCGTGCATTATATTAATCCTGATTGCTGTGGTCATGAGGTACCGCCCCCTAG GTTTCTGGAGATCTGATGACCAG GCCCTGCAGTCGGATCCTTCAGAGGTTCAGTATGTCGAGATCTCCAGGAAGAAATTACCTTCCAGACCGAAAATCAATGTGGATGCAGTCACCTACTCAGCTGTCAAGGAAAAGACAGACCATCTGACCAATCAGGGATATGAATCATATTAA